A single region of the Erythrobacter sp. genome encodes:
- a CDS encoding tyrosine-type recombinase/integrase: MRSYRADVEAFECWCVRNGIGEPFPASVETVCRFLEDQGQTKAPSTVQRRLYAIRKVHRLLRLPDPTYDEDINLAMRKVRRQKSTRPRQAKGLTRNYLDQFLESDPNTPWGLRNRAMLALGYELMTRRSELIALRNQDLTERTDGTLRVLIRRSKADPFGEGRIAFTSARTADLLREWLTYRGPEIEWLFCPIYQGKVIDRCLETTTVRRVIKKAAKRCGLRADQVASFSGHSMRVGAAQDLLKRGFDAAAIMRAGGWKSVNVLARYLEKAEHNVWA, from the coding sequence ATGCGCAGTTACCGCGCGGATGTCGAGGCTTTCGAATGCTGGTGCGTGAGAAATGGCATCGGAGAGCCTTTCCCTGCCAGCGTGGAAACCGTGTGCCGCTTCCTCGAAGACCAGGGGCAGACGAAAGCTCCGTCTACCGTACAGCGTCGGCTTTACGCGATCCGCAAGGTCCACCGCTTGCTCCGGCTTCCCGACCCGACCTATGACGAGGATATCAATCTCGCCATGCGCAAGGTCAGGCGCCAGAAATCCACCCGTCCCCGCCAGGCCAAAGGGCTGACGCGCAATTATCTAGATCAATTTCTTGAAAGCGACCCCAATACGCCGTGGGGTCTACGCAATCGTGCGATGCTCGCGCTCGGCTATGAATTGATGACGCGGCGATCAGAGCTCATCGCGCTGCGCAATCAGGACCTGACCGAGCGTACTGATGGCACTTTGAGAGTGCTCATCCGGCGAAGCAAAGCCGATCCTTTCGGCGAAGGACGCATCGCATTTACTTCTGCGCGAACTGCTGATCTACTCCGCGAATGGCTCACCTATCGCGGCCCCGAAATCGAATGGCTGTTTTGCCCGATCTACCAAGGCAAGGTGATCGATCGCTGCCTCGAAACAACGACGGTGCGGCGAGTGATTAAGAAGGCGGCGAAGCGCTGCGGCCTGCGCGCAGATCAGGTCGCGTCTTTCAGTGGCCACTCAATGCGGGTCGGCGCGGCGCAGGATCTTTTGAAGCGCGGCTTCGATGCCGCCGCGATCATGCGGGCCGGAGGCTGGAAGTCAGTGAATGTGCTGGCGCGCTATCTGGAAAAGGCCGAACACAATGTCTGGGCGTGA
- a CDS encoding XRE family transcriptional regulator produces MSEITAEQIKAARAALGWTINQIAQATAIGSATLKRYESTSGVPKSRKGHLGRLREHFEAAGIEFIGSPNDRPGIRIGPPSA; encoded by the coding sequence GTGTCAGAGATCACGGCCGAGCAAATTAAGGCGGCGCGGGCAGCCCTTGGCTGGACAATCAACCAGATTGCTCAGGCGACCGCGATCGGCTCCGCAACGCTTAAGCGGTATGAGTCTACTTCCGGAGTCCCCAAATCGCGGAAAGGTCATTTGGGGCGGTTACGTGAGCACTTTGAGGCTGCCGGCATCGAATTCATCGGCTCGCCCAATGATCGGCCGGGCATCAGGATAGGTCCGCCTTCCGCCTAG
- a CDS encoding O-antigen ligase: MPDSTAPSRQSKKAHRRNDVPSEPLGLQAWLVLGGFAFLAAMLGGSSRPDALQMAFLRPLAALFFIPALWHLRTRQVQEAWLPVLLLAALALWMALQLVPLPPSIWHSLPGRAVVAEIDALLGEADRWRPLSLVPSRTVNALASLAVPASALLLALAYRMRGVHLLLMIASVGVLDAALGLGQVITGRSSPLYFYEVTNRGSPVGVLANENHSAVLSAVSLLAIARLAIGARALEAPQWARFVYVPAYVLVLLAVLVSGSRAGIALAGLAILVTALIAWHAVRSSSSQSRSAHRAESAPRPRLLLGAFAVAIALMVAAFFLLERTPAFEDLLARNAFEDLRARIWPSLTEMMSTFWFLGSGFGSFEEVYHIFEPTALLLPSYVNQAHNDWAQLVIEGGLPAIALLVILLGWIASTIRQLFARGGQSMQRALFWMALIAILAAASIVDYPLRTPIFQVLGVWLLVVLARDRSAAR, encoded by the coding sequence TTGCCAGATTCAACAGCACCTTCTCGCCAGTCCAAAAAGGCCCATCGGCGGAACGATGTTCCCAGTGAGCCTCTCGGTCTGCAGGCATGGCTGGTGCTGGGCGGATTTGCATTTCTGGCGGCAATGCTGGGCGGTAGTTCGCGCCCCGATGCGCTGCAGATGGCTTTCTTGAGGCCACTTGCCGCGCTGTTCTTCATCCCTGCCCTCTGGCATCTGCGCACAAGGCAGGTGCAAGAGGCGTGGCTCCCGGTCCTGCTGCTTGCGGCACTAGCCCTCTGGATGGCGCTCCAGCTCGTCCCGCTGCCCCCCTCGATCTGGCATTCGCTTCCTGGCCGGGCGGTCGTCGCCGAGATCGATGCATTGCTTGGTGAAGCGGATCGTTGGCGTCCGCTTTCGCTCGTTCCCAGTCGGACTGTTAATGCGCTTGCCAGCCTCGCTGTGCCGGCAAGCGCGCTTCTCCTCGCGCTGGCCTACCGTATGCGGGGCGTTCATCTGCTCCTCATGATCGCAAGTGTGGGGGTGCTTGATGCGGCGCTTGGCCTCGGGCAAGTGATAACCGGGAGAAGCAGCCCACTCTATTTTTACGAAGTGACAAACCGCGGCTCGCCGGTTGGCGTGCTGGCCAACGAGAACCATTCCGCCGTTCTGTCCGCCGTTTCGCTGCTGGCAATTGCGCGTCTTGCGATCGGCGCGCGCGCGCTCGAGGCTCCGCAATGGGCCCGGTTCGTGTATGTGCCTGCCTACGTGCTGGTGCTGCTTGCGGTTCTCGTGAGTGGATCGCGTGCTGGGATTGCCCTCGCCGGGCTCGCAATCCTCGTTACCGCGCTGATCGCATGGCATGCCGTGCGATCGTCTTCCTCGCAATCTCGCTCGGCACACCGCGCCGAGAGCGCTCCCCGCCCGCGTCTCCTGCTTGGCGCATTTGCTGTGGCCATTGCATTAATGGTCGCAGCATTTTTCCTGCTCGAGCGCACGCCGGCGTTCGAAGACCTGCTTGCGCGCAATGCCTTCGAGGACCTGCGTGCAAGGATCTGGCCTAGCCTTACGGAAATGATGTCAACCTTCTGGTTTCTCGGCTCCGGCTTCGGTTCATTCGAGGAAGTCTACCATATCTTCGAGCCAACGGCGTTGCTTCTTCCTTCCTATGTCAACCAGGCTCATAATGACTGGGCTCAGCTCGTGATCGAAGGGGGGCTTCCGGCGATTGCCCTCCTTGTCATCCTACTTGGCTGGATAGCGAGTACGATCCGCCAATTGTTTGCACGGGGCGGCCAGTCAATGCAGCGCGCGCTGTTCTGGATGGCGCTGATCGCGATCCTCGCCGCGGCATCGATTGTCGATTATCCCTTGCGAACGCCGATTTTTCAGGTGCTTGGGGTCTGGCTTCTGGTCGTCCTCGCGCGGGATAGAAGTGCAGCAAGGTGA